The following proteins come from a genomic window of Pseudomonas putida:
- a CDS encoding osmoprotectant NAGGN system M42 family peptidase — protein MSERYPEPDLDYLKRVLLEMLAIPSPTGFTDTIVRYVAERLDELGIPFELTRRGTIRATLKGRQSSPDRAVSAHLDTIGASVRQLQDNGRLALAPVGCWSSRFAEGSRVSVFTDTGVFRGSVLPLMASGHAFNTAIDQMPVSWEHVEVRLDAYCATRADCESLGIAIGDFVAFDPLPEFTDSGHISARHLDDKAGVAALLAALKAVVESGRQPMIDCHPLFTITEETGSGSAAALPWDVSEFVGIDIAPVAPGQASSEHAVSVAMQDSSGPYDYHLSRHLLKLAGDQDLPVRRDVFRYYFSDAHSAVTAGHDIRTALVAFGCDATHGYERTHIDSLAALSRLLSGYLLSPPVFASDSNPANASLERFSHQLEHDAQMESDTRVPAVDSLVGNKE, from the coding sequence ATGTCTGAACGATACCCCGAGCCGGACCTTGACTACCTCAAGCGCGTCCTGCTGGAGATGCTCGCCATCCCCAGCCCGACCGGCTTCACTGACACCATCGTGCGCTATGTCGCCGAACGCCTGGACGAACTGGGCATTCCCTTCGAGCTGACCCGCCGCGGCACCATCCGCGCCACCCTCAAGGGCCGGCAAAGCTCGCCCGACCGCGCCGTCTCGGCCCACCTGGACACCATCGGCGCCAGCGTGCGCCAATTGCAGGACAACGGCCGCCTGGCTTTGGCCCCGGTGGGGTGCTGGTCGAGCCGCTTCGCCGAGGGCAGCCGGGTCAGTGTATTCACCGATACCGGCGTGTTCCGCGGCAGCGTGCTGCCGCTGATGGCCAGCGGGCATGCTTTCAATACCGCCATCGACCAGATGCCCGTCAGTTGGGAACACGTCGAAGTGCGCCTGGACGCCTACTGTGCCACCCGCGCCGACTGCGAGTCCTTAGGGATTGCCATCGGCGACTTCGTGGCATTCGACCCGCTGCCGGAGTTCACCGACAGCGGCCATATCAGTGCCCGCCATCTGGACGACAAAGCCGGCGTGGCAGCGCTGCTGGCTGCCCTCAAGGCAGTCGTGGAAAGTGGCCGCCAGCCGATGATCGACTGCCACCCGCTGTTCACCATCACCGAGGAAACCGGCTCAGGCTCTGCCGCTGCCCTGCCTTGGGACGTCAGCGAGTTCGTCGGCATCGACATCGCCCCGGTAGCACCTGGCCAGGCATCGAGCGAACACGCTGTCAGCGTGGCCATGCAGGACTCGTCGGGGCCCTACGACTACCACCTGTCGCGCCACTTGCTGAAACTGGCCGGCGACCAGGACCTGCCGGTGCGCCGTGACGTGTTCCGCTATTACTTCAGCGATGCCCATTCGGCGGTCACCGCCGGGCACGACATCCGCACGGCGCTGGTGGCATTCGGTTGCGATGCCACCCATGGTTACGAGCGCACCCACATCGACAGCCTGGCCGCGCTCAGCCGCCTGTTGTCGGGTTACCTGCTCAGCCCGCCGGTGTTCGCAAGCGATTCCAACCCGGCCAATGCCTCACTGGAGCGCTTCAGCCACCAGCTGGAGCACGATGCGCAGATGGAGAGCGATACCCGGGTGCCTGCGGTCGACAGCCTGGTGGGGAACAAGGAGTGA
- a CDS encoding YheU family protein: protein MLIPYEHLQAETLTRLIEDFVTRDGTDNGDDTPLETRVLRVRQALAKGQAFILFDPESQQCQLLAKHDVPRELLD from the coding sequence ATGCTGATCCCCTACGAACACTTGCAAGCCGAAACCCTGACGCGCCTGATCGAGGACTTCGTCACCCGCGACGGCACCGACAATGGCGACGACACGCCGCTGGAAACTCGTGTGCTGCGGGTGCGGCAGGCGCTGGCCAAGGGCCAGGCGTTCATCCTGTTCGACCCGGAAAGCCAACAGTGCCAGCTGCTGGCCAAGCATGATGTGCCGCGCGAACTGCTCGACTGA
- a CDS encoding glycine betaine ABC transporter substrate-binding protein: protein MATLKKMRRLLGAGTALVLAMSAAQAMAKEVSIGYVDGWADSVATTNVAAEVIKQKLGYDVKLQAVATGIMWQGVATGKLDAMLSAWLPVTHGEYWTKNKDNVVDYGANFKDAKIGLIVPEYVKANSITDLKTDESFKQKIVGIDAGSGVMLKTDQAIKDYELTGYKLQASSGAAMTAELGRAYAKQQSIAVTGWVPHWMFAKWKLKFLEDPKGVYGAAETVNSIGSKELATKAPEVAEFLKKFSWQSKDEIGEVMLAIQEGAKPEAAAKDWVAKHPDRVKEWTGK, encoded by the coding sequence ATGGCAACTTTGAAAAAAATGCGACGACTCCTGGGGGCGGGCACCGCCCTGGTACTGGCCATGAGCGCTGCTCAGGCCATGGCCAAAGAAGTGAGCATCGGTTACGTGGATGGCTGGGCCGACAGCGTGGCGACCACCAACGTGGCCGCCGAAGTGATCAAGCAGAAACTCGGCTACGACGTGAAGCTGCAGGCCGTGGCCACCGGCATCATGTGGCAGGGTGTGGCCACCGGCAAACTCGACGCCATGCTCTCGGCCTGGTTGCCGGTGACCCATGGTGAGTACTGGACCAAGAACAAGGACAACGTGGTCGATTACGGCGCCAACTTCAAGGATGCCAAGATCGGCCTGATCGTTCCGGAGTACGTCAAGGCCAACAGCATTACCGACCTCAAGACCGATGAAAGCTTCAAGCAGAAGATCGTCGGCATCGACGCAGGCTCCGGGGTAATGCTCAAGACCGACCAGGCCATCAAAGACTACGAACTTACCGGCTACAAGCTGCAGGCAAGCTCCGGCGCGGCGATGACCGCCGAACTGGGCCGCGCCTACGCCAAGCAGCAGTCCATTGCCGTGACCGGCTGGGTGCCGCACTGGATGTTCGCCAAGTGGAAGCTGAAGTTCCTCGAAGACCCCAAAGGTGTCTACGGTGCCGCCGAGACGGTCAACAGCATCGGCAGCAAGGAGCTGGCGACCAAGGCGCCGGAAGTGGCCGAGTTCCTGAAGAAGTTCAGTTGGCAGTCCAAGGATGAGATCGGCGAGGTGATGCTGGCGATTCAGGAAGGCGCCAAGCCTGAAGCGGCGGCCAAGGACTGGGTGGCCAAGCACCCGGACCGAGTCAAGGAGTGGACTGGCAAGTAA
- a CDS encoding cation acetate symporter, which produces MIRHTKALAVLACGVFAPAVWAADALTGEVQKQPLNVAAIAMFVAFVAFTLGITYWASKRNKSAADYYAAGGKITGFQNGLAIAGDYMSAASFLGISALVFTSGYDGLIYSIGFLVGWPIILFLIAERLRNLGKYTFADVASYRLGQKEIRTLSASGSLVVVAFYLIAQMVGAGKLIELLFGLDYHVAVILVGVLMCLYVLFGGMLATTWVQIIKAVLLLSGASFMALMVMKHVGFDFNTLFSEAIKVHSKGEAIMSPGGLVKDPISAFSLGLALMFGTAGLPHILMRFFTVSDAKEARKSVLYATGFIGYFYILTFIIGFGAILLVSTNPDFKDAAGALLGGNNMAAVHLADAVGGSIFLGFISAVAFATILAVVAGLTLAGASAVSHDLYASVWRKGKANDKDEIRVSKITTIALGVLAIGLGILFEKQNIAFMVGLAFSIAASCNFPVLLLSMYWKKLTTRGAMIGGWLGLVSAVTLMILGPTIWVQILGHEKPIYPYEYPALFSMLIAFVGIWFFSVTDKSKAAESERALFFPQFVRSQTGLGASGAVSH; this is translated from the coding sequence ATGATTCGCCACACCAAAGCCTTGGCCGTACTGGCCTGCGGCGTTTTCGCACCCGCTGTGTGGGCAGCCGATGCCCTGACCGGCGAGGTGCAGAAACAACCGCTGAACGTTGCAGCGATCGCCATGTTCGTGGCCTTCGTCGCCTTTACCTTGGGCATCACCTACTGGGCCTCCAAGCGTAACAAGTCGGCAGCCGACTACTACGCTGCCGGCGGCAAGATCACCGGCTTTCAGAACGGCCTGGCGATTGCCGGCGACTACATGTCGGCAGCGTCGTTCCTGGGTATTTCCGCGCTGGTGTTCACCTCCGGCTACGACGGCCTGATCTACTCGATCGGCTTTTTGGTCGGCTGGCCGATCATTCTGTTCCTGATCGCCGAACGCCTGCGCAACCTGGGCAAATACACCTTTGCCGACGTGGCGTCCTACCGCCTGGGGCAAAAGGAAATCCGTACCCTGTCGGCCTCCGGTTCGCTGGTGGTGGTGGCGTTCTACCTGATCGCGCAGATGGTCGGCGCCGGCAAGCTGATCGAACTGCTGTTCGGCCTGGACTACCATGTGGCGGTTATCCTGGTGGGCGTCCTGATGTGCCTGTACGTGCTGTTCGGCGGCATGCTGGCCACCACCTGGGTACAGATCATCAAGGCCGTACTGCTGCTGTCCGGCGCCAGCTTCATGGCACTGATGGTCATGAAACACGTGGGCTTCGACTTCAACACCCTGTTCTCCGAAGCGATCAAGGTGCACAGCAAGGGCGAGGCGATCATGAGCCCGGGCGGCCTGGTCAAGGACCCGATCTCTGCCTTCTCGCTGGGCCTGGCGCTGATGTTCGGTACTGCCGGCCTGCCGCATATCCTGATGCGCTTCTTCACCGTCAGCGACGCCAAGGAAGCGCGCAAGAGCGTGCTCTACGCCACCGGTTTCATCGGCTACTTCTATATCCTGACCTTCATCATCGGTTTTGGCGCGATCCTGCTGGTCAGCACCAACCCGGACTTCAAGGACGCCGCCGGCGCCCTGCTGGGCGGCAACAACATGGCCGCGGTGCATTTGGCTGATGCCGTGGGTGGCAGCATCTTCCTCGGCTTCATCTCGGCGGTGGCGTTCGCCACCATCCTGGCGGTGGTTGCCGGCCTGACCCTGGCCGGTGCCTCGGCGGTATCCCATGACCTGTACGCCAGCGTGTGGCGCAAAGGCAAGGCCAACGACAAGGACGAGATCCGCGTCTCGAAGATCACCACCATCGCCCTTGGCGTGCTGGCGATCGGCCTGGGGATTCTGTTTGAGAAGCAGAACATCGCCTTCATGGTCGGCCTGGCGTTCTCCATTGCCGCCAGCTGCAACTTCCCGGTACTGCTGCTTTCGATGTACTGGAAGAAGCTGACCACCCGCGGCGCCATGATCGGCGGCTGGCTGGGCCTGGTGAGTGCAGTGACACTGATGATCCTTGGCCCGACCATCTGGGTGCAGATCCTCGGCCACGAGAAGCCGATTTACCCTTACGAGTACCCGGCACTGTTCTCGATGCTGATTGCCTTCGTCGGTATCTGGTTCTTCTCGGTCACCGACAAGTCCAAGGCGGCTGAAAGCGAACGTGCGCTGTTCTTCCCGCAGTTCGTCCGCTCGCAAACCGGCCTGGGGGCTTCAGGCGCCGTTTCGCACTGA
- a CDS encoding DUF485 domain-containing protein, producing the protein MNDSIYLSIQNSPRFKELVSKRERFAWILSAIMLGLYCAFILLIAYGPHLLGAKLSPESSITWGIPLGVGLIISAFVLTAIYVRRANGEFDELNKAILKEAQQ; encoded by the coding sequence ATGAACGACAGCATTTACCTCTCGATACAAAACAGCCCCCGCTTCAAGGAGCTGGTCAGCAAACGCGAACGGTTCGCCTGGATTCTCTCGGCGATCATGCTCGGCTTGTACTGCGCCTTCATCCTCCTGATCGCCTACGGTCCTCATCTGCTGGGCGCCAAGCTCAGCCCTGAGTCGTCGATTACCTGGGGCATCCCCCTGGGCGTCGGCCTGATCATTTCGGCATTCGTCCTGACCGCCATCTACGTGCGCCGCGCCAACGGCGAGTTCGATGAGCTGAACAAGGCCATCCTCAAGGAGGCGCAACAATGA
- the csrA gene encoding carbon storage regulator CsrA, with translation MLVIGREVGEVINIGDDIQIKVVETRNGMVRFGVSAPREVSVHRAEVYKRIKAGEKRKGNSA, from the coding sequence ATGTTGGTCATTGGACGTGAGGTCGGCGAAGTCATCAACATTGGTGACGATATTCAGATCAAAGTGGTGGAAACACGCAACGGCATGGTGCGTTTTGGCGTCAGTGCGCCGCGTGAAGTGTCGGTGCACCGGGCAGAGGTATACAAGCGGATAAAGGCGGGGGAGAAGCGCAAGGGCAATTCGGCCTGA
- a CDS encoding beta-1,6-glucan synthase, translating into MDRLMPSPARLLLPLYLFACLFALSGLGALWYTLGKPILLPDAASPTHKLQCASYTPFDKDQSPFDQPFRLRPARMDADLALLAERFQCIRTYSMTGMEAIPALARKHGLKVMLGAWVNANPVDTDKEVDLLIAAANANPDVVSAVIVGNEALLRKEVTGERLAALIGKVKSQVNVPVTYADVWEFWLQHPQVAPAVDFLTIHLLPYWEDDPRGIEDALAHVADVRRVFGTRFAPKDIFIGETGWPSEGRQRETAVPSRANEARFIRGFVAMAEANGWHYNLIEAFDQPWKRVSEGAVGGYWGLYDADRQDKGVLEGPVSNLHHWPQWLLASAVLMVVMLVFAGRPGTATGALLLPLLAAFGAGCLGLWGELMRIHARFAGEWLWAALLAGLNLLVLAHALLALARRAGWRERLFAWLEARAGWLLVAAGFAAAVSMLAMVFDPRYRSFPTAALALPALVYLLRPVVAARAEVALLAFIVGAGVMPQLYREGLENQQAWGWAVVCVLMAAALWRSLRVRKA; encoded by the coding sequence ATGGACCGCCTGATGCCCAGCCCTGCCCGCCTGCTGCTACCGCTGTACCTGTTCGCCTGCCTGTTTGCCCTCTCAGGGCTTGGGGCGCTCTGGTACACGCTCGGCAAGCCGATCCTGCTACCGGACGCTGCCAGCCCCACGCACAAATTACAGTGTGCCTCCTACACCCCGTTCGACAAGGACCAGTCGCCTTTCGACCAGCCTTTTCGCTTGCGCCCGGCGCGCATGGACGCTGACCTGGCGCTGTTGGCAGAACGTTTTCAGTGCATCCGCACCTATTCCATGACCGGCATGGAGGCGATTCCGGCACTGGCGCGCAAGCATGGCCTGAAGGTGATGCTCGGGGCATGGGTCAATGCCAACCCGGTCGATACCGACAAGGAAGTGGATTTGCTGATCGCCGCCGCCAACGCCAACCCGGACGTGGTCAGTGCGGTGATCGTGGGCAACGAGGCGCTGCTGCGCAAGGAAGTGACCGGCGAGCGCCTGGCCGCGCTGATCGGCAAAGTGAAAAGCCAGGTCAATGTACCGGTGACCTATGCCGATGTCTGGGAGTTCTGGCTGCAGCACCCGCAGGTGGCGCCAGCGGTGGACTTCCTGACGATCCACCTGTTGCCCTACTGGGAGGACGACCCGCGCGGTATCGAAGATGCCCTGGCGCATGTCGCTGATGTGCGTCGGGTGTTCGGTACGCGCTTTGCGCCCAAGGATATCTTCATTGGCGAGACCGGCTGGCCCAGCGAAGGCCGCCAGCGCGAAACCGCTGTGCCCAGCCGGGCCAACGAAGCACGCTTCATCCGCGGCTTCGTCGCCATGGCCGAGGCCAATGGCTGGCACTACAACCTGATCGAAGCCTTCGACCAGCCGTGGAAGCGCGTCAGCGAAGGCGCGGTGGGCGGCTACTGGGGCCTGTACGATGCCGACCGGCAGGACAAAGGCGTACTCGAGGGCCCTGTGAGCAACCTGCACCACTGGCCCCAGTGGTTGTTGGCAAGCGCGGTGTTGATGGTAGTAATGCTGGTGTTCGCAGGGCGCCCTGGCACCGCAACCGGGGCGTTGCTGTTGCCGTTGCTGGCGGCGTTTGGCGCTGGCTGCCTGGGGCTGTGGGGTGAATTGATGCGTATCCACGCAAGGTTTGCCGGGGAATGGCTGTGGGCAGCGTTGCTGGCGGGGCTGAATCTGCTGGTGCTGGCCCATGCACTGCTGGCGCTGGCGCGCCGGGCTGGCTGGCGGGAGCGTTTGTTTGCCTGGCTCGAGGCGCGCGCTGGGTGGTTATTGGTGGCGGCAGGCTTTGCGGCGGCAGTGAGCATGCTGGCGATGGTGTTCGACCCGCGTTATCGCAGTTTCCCTACGGCAGCGCTGGCGTTGCCGGCGCTGGTTTACCTGCTGCGCCCGGTGGTGGCAGCACGGGCAGAGGTGGCGTTGCTGGCGTTTATCGTCGGGGCCGGTGTGATGCCGCAGCTGTACCGGGAAGGGCTGGAGAATCAGCAGGCCTGGGGTTGGGCGGTGGTCTGTGTGCTGATGGCAGCGGCGTTGTGGCGGAGTTTGCGGGTGCGCAAGGCTTGA
- a CDS encoding SDR family oxidoreductase, with the protein MHKRIMITGAGSGLGREIALRWAREGWRLALADVNEPGLRETLERVRSAGGEGFIQRCDVRDYSQLTALAQACEEKFGGIDVIVNNAGVASGGFFAELSLEDWDWQIAVNLMGVVKGCKAFLPLLERSKGRIINVASMAALMQGPGMSNYNVAKAGVLALSESLLVELRQLEVAVHVVCPSFFQTNLLDSFRGPNPAMKAQVGKLLEGSPISAADIADYIHQQVNAGEFLILPHEAGRQAWQLKQQAPQRLYDEMAEMAVKMRSKAQARGL; encoded by the coding sequence ATGCACAAACGCATCATGATCACTGGCGCCGGTTCCGGTCTCGGCCGCGAGATTGCCCTGCGCTGGGCGCGCGAGGGCTGGCGCCTGGCGCTGGCCGATGTCAACGAGCCAGGCCTGCGCGAAACCCTTGAGCGGGTGCGCAGTGCCGGTGGCGAAGGTTTCATTCAGCGCTGCGACGTGCGCGACTACAGCCAGCTGACCGCCCTGGCCCAGGCCTGCGAAGAGAAGTTCGGCGGTATCGACGTGATCGTCAACAACGCCGGTGTCGCCTCGGGCGGCTTCTTCGCCGAGCTGTCGCTGGAAGACTGGGACTGGCAGATCGCGGTCAACCTGATGGGTGTGGTCAAAGGCTGCAAGGCCTTCCTGCCGCTGCTCGAGCGCAGCAAGGGGCGCATCATCAATGTGGCGTCGATGGCGGCCCTGATGCAGGGGCCGGGCATGAGCAACTACAACGTTGCCAAGGCCGGTGTGCTGGCACTGTCGGAGAGCCTGCTGGTAGAGCTGCGCCAGCTGGAAGTGGCAGTGCACGTGGTGTGCCCGTCGTTCTTCCAGACCAACCTGCTCGACTCTTTCCGTGGGCCTAACCCGGCCATGAAGGCCCAGGTGGGCAAACTGCTGGAGGGCTCGCCGATCAGTGCGGCGGACATTGCCGACTACATCCACCAGCAGGTCAACGCCGGTGAGTTCCTGATCCTGCCCCACGAGGCCGGGCGCCAGGCCTGGCAGCTCAAGCAGCAGGCGCCGCAGCGGCTGTATGACGAGATGGCAGAGATGGCGGTGAAAATGCGTAGCAAGGCCCAAGCGCGCGGATTGTAG
- a CDS encoding DUF3309 family protein: MTTILIIILILLLIGGLPVFPHSRSWGYGPSGIIGVVLVILLVLLLLGMI; the protein is encoded by the coding sequence ATGACCACGATCCTCATCATCATCCTGATCCTGCTGTTGATTGGTGGCTTACCGGTCTTCCCACACTCGCGCAGCTGGGGCTATGGCCCATCCGGCATCATTGGCGTGGTGCTGGTGATTCTGCTGGTGTTGTTGTTGCTCGGCATGATCTAG
- a CDS encoding VacJ family lipoprotein, which translates to MVNKFLFATALLFAGNALAAETAPRTSVIESDPQVTAEPLAPEADGFIDPLRELKFNPGLDQREFERSTLAALNIYDPLESLNRRIYHFNYRLDQWVLLPLVDGYQYVTPRFVRTGVSNFFNNLGDVPNLFNSVLQLKAKRSAEITARLMFNTIIGVGGLWDPATKMGLPRQSEDFGQTLGFYGVPDGPYIMLPVLGPSNLRDTTGVVVDYAGEQAINYLNMAEVSTDHPEIFLLRAVDKRYTTKFRYGQLNSPFEYEKVRYVYTQSRKLQIAE; encoded by the coding sequence GTGGTTAACAAATTCCTCTTCGCCACCGCCCTGCTGTTTGCCGGCAATGCCCTGGCCGCGGAAACCGCGCCGCGCACCAGCGTGATCGAGTCCGACCCTCAGGTAACCGCCGAACCCTTGGCCCCCGAAGCCGACGGCTTCATCGACCCGCTGCGCGAACTGAAATTCAACCCAGGCCTGGACCAGCGCGAATTCGAGCGCTCCACCCTGGCGGCGCTCAACATATACGACCCGCTGGAGTCGCTGAACCGGCGCATCTACCACTTCAATTACCGCCTGGACCAGTGGGTGCTGCTGCCGCTGGTGGATGGCTACCAGTACGTCACACCCAGGTTCGTGCGCACCGGGGTGAGCAATTTCTTCAATAACCTGGGCGATGTGCCGAACCTGTTCAACAGCGTGCTGCAGCTAAAGGCAAAGCGTTCGGCAGAGATCACCGCACGGCTGATGTTCAATACCATCATCGGTGTGGGTGGGCTATGGGACCCGGCGACCAAGATGGGCCTGCCGCGCCAGAGCGAGGATTTTGGCCAGACATTGGGGTTCTATGGCGTGCCTGATGGGCCGTACATCATGCTGCCGGTACTGGGGCCATCCAACTTGCGCGATACCACCGGGGTGGTGGTGGATTACGCCGGCGAACAGGCGATCAATTACCTGAATATGGCCGAGGTCAGCACCGATCATCCGGAAATTTTCCTGCTGCGCGCGGTGGACAAGCGCTACACCACCAAATTCCGCTACGGCCAGCTCAACTCGCCGTTCGAGTACGAGAAGGTTCGGTATGTGTATACCCAGTCGCGCAAGTTGCAGATTGCCGAATAA
- a CDS encoding serine protein kinase PrkA: protein MLRYWRLAALLGGLLMTVAASARDIDAATYGFPLTNPFEATIATTPPDQRPTLPSDDEIDQSDYSLNLRPEREFTLPDNFWAVKKLKYRLARQDHEAPLIFIIAGTGAPYSSTINEYLKKLFYQAGYHVVQLSSPTSYDFMSAASRFATPGISREDAEDMYRVMQAVRAQHPRLPISEYYLTGYSLGALDAAFVSHLDETRRSFNFKRVLLLNPPVNLYTSINNLDKLVQTQVKGIDRSTTFYELMLEKLTRYFQDKGYIDLNEALLYDFQQSRQHLSNEQMAMLIGTSFRFSAADIAFTSDLINRRGLIIPPKYPITEGSSLTPFFKRALQCDFDCYMTEQVIPMWRARTDGNSILQLVNQVSLYALEDYLRDSPKIAVMHNADDVILGPGDIGFLRKVFGERLTLYPHGGHCGNLNYRVNSDAMLEFFRG, encoded by the coding sequence ATGCTTCGATATTGGCGCCTAGCCGCCCTTCTTGGCGGCCTGCTCATGACTGTGGCCGCTTCTGCGCGCGACATCGACGCCGCAACCTACGGCTTCCCCTTGACCAACCCGTTCGAGGCGACGATCGCCACGACGCCGCCCGATCAGCGCCCAACGCTGCCCAGCGACGACGAGATCGACCAGAGCGACTACAGCCTCAATTTGCGCCCGGAGCGTGAATTCACCCTGCCCGACAACTTCTGGGCAGTGAAAAAGCTCAAGTACCGCCTGGCTCGCCAGGACCATGAAGCGCCGCTGATCTTCATCATCGCCGGCACCGGCGCGCCGTATTCGAGCACCATCAACGAATACCTGAAAAAACTGTTCTACCAGGCCGGTTACCACGTGGTTCAGCTGTCGTCGCCGACCAGCTACGACTTCATGAGCGCCGCCTCGCGCTTCGCCACCCCGGGCATCAGCCGGGAAGACGCCGAAGACATGTACCGGGTGATGCAAGCCGTACGTGCCCAGCACCCGCGCCTGCCGATCAGCGAGTACTACCTCACCGGGTACAGCCTGGGCGCGCTGGACGCGGCGTTCGTCAGCCACCTGGATGAAACCCGTCGCAGCTTCAACTTCAAGCGTGTGCTGCTGCTCAACCCGCCGGTCAACCTGTACACCTCGATCAACAACCTCGACAAACTGGTGCAGACCCAGGTCAAAGGCATCGACCGCAGCACCACGTTCTATGAGCTTATGCTGGAAAAGCTCACCCGCTATTTCCAGGACAAGGGCTACATCGACCTCAACGAGGCCCTGCTGTATGACTTCCAGCAGTCGCGTCAGCACCTGTCCAACGAACAGATGGCAATGCTGATCGGCACCTCGTTCCGCTTCTCGGCGGCCGATATCGCCTTCACGTCGGACCTGATCAACCGGCGTGGCCTGATCATCCCGCCGAAGTACCCGATCACCGAGGGCAGCAGCCTCACGCCGTTCTTCAAGCGTGCCCTGCAGTGCGACTTCGACTGTTACATGACCGAGCAGGTGATCCCGATGTGGCGCGCCCGCACCGACGGCAACAGCATCCTGCAACTGGTCAACCAGGTGAGCCTGTACGCGCTGGAGGACTACCTGCGCGACAGCCCGAAAATCGCCGTGATGCACAATGCCGATGATGTCATCCTCGGCCCGGGCGATATCGGCTTCCTGCGCAAGGTGTTCGGCGAGCGCCTGACCCTTTACCCCCATGGCGGCCATTGCGGCAACCTCAACTACCGCGTCAACAGCGACGCCATGCTGGAGTTCTTCCGTGGTTAA